A region from the Caldicellulosiruptor naganoensis genome encodes:
- a CDS encoding phosphate ABC transporter substrate-binding protein — translation MNKKIVTLFLIISMLSFLLFGCKSSTVQGPSSKKSITVAGSTSVQPLADDLAKAFMQKHPDVKIEVQGGGSGVGIKSARDGVADIGTSSRELKPEEKGLNEFKIAIDGIAIVVNPSNPIKNLTLSQIRNIYSGKIKNWKDVGGKDAQIVVVTREEGSGTRGAFEELVMKGESITDSAVVQPSNGAVKQSISQDPNAIGFISLGIVDSTVKAVSIEGVEATEENVKNGKYKLQRPFLFLTKDEPTGLVKDFIDFALSNEGQAIVEKYHYIRVK, via the coding sequence ATGAACAAAAAAATTGTTACTCTGTTTTTGATAATTAGTATGCTAAGCTTTTTGCTGTTTGGATGCAAAAGTTCAACTGTTCAAGGCCCATCTTCTAAAAAGTCAATTACAGTTGCGGGTTCTACTTCTGTTCAACCTTTGGCAGACGATTTGGCAAAAGCGTTTATGCAAAAACACCCTGATGTAAAAATTGAGGTTCAGGGTGGTGGTTCTGGAGTTGGAATAAAATCAGCAAGAGATGGTGTTGCTGACATTGGAACATCTTCGCGTGAACTAAAACCTGAAGAAAAAGGTTTGAATGAATTTAAGATTGCAATTGATGGAATAGCAATTGTTGTCAATCCTTCAAACCCGATCAAAAATCTTACCTTGTCACAGATAAGAAATATCTATTCAGGAAAGATTAAAAATTGGAAAGATGTTGGTGGGAAAGACGCACAGATTGTTGTTGTAACACGTGAAGAAGGTTCAGGTACGCGCGGTGCATTTGAAGAGCTTGTCATGAAAGGTGAAAGTATCACAGACTCTGCGGTTGTGCAGCCATCAAATGGTGCTGTAAAGCAGTCAATTTCACAAGACCCCAATGCAATTGGCTTTATCTCTCTGGGAATTGTCGACTCAACTGTCAAGGCTGTGAGCATTGAAGGTGTTGAGGCAACAGAAGAGAATGTCAAAAACGGCAAGTACAAACTACAAAGGCCATTTTTATTCTTGACCAAGGATGAACCAACAGGGCTTGTAAAAGACTTTATTGACTTTGCTCTCAGTAACGAAGGACAGGCTATAGTTGAGAAATACCATTATATAAGAGTAAAATAA